One genomic segment of Erysipelotrichaceae bacterium 66202529 includes these proteins:
- a CDS encoding sugar ABC transporter permease, with protein sequence MKSFQTHREHISKLMYYQLHRTGKVYVLFVAVLVLLPLISMSIKDISFFQKGYYNEFLLTPTCALVFPIVIFLWLLYSIFDLKRLKWKYNVQDRELILPVSRTDLILSNILFTLLSLYAFYVLQSIVYYAGYQIYNLKSPQILLHNGFFLSMTRTQYYTSMFLPLHVSGYLLQLLYSVIISLFVVCIGRFGFRRNKLILFLMLLYILIPVLINLYGSYYQVNLYDMPEGIEKTMLSLYIKVYYNGWQRLYLIPVCVLMFAGLLRKTRRKAW encoded by the coding sequence ATGAAGAGCTTCCAGACGCATAGGGAGCATATTTCCAAGCTGATGTATTATCAGCTGCATCGTACAGGAAAGGTGTATGTGCTGTTTGTGGCTGTGCTGGTACTGCTGCCGCTGATTTCCATGAGTATAAAGGATATCTCGTTTTTTCAAAAGGGGTATTATAATGAATTTTTACTGACACCAACGTGTGCACTTGTATTTCCTATTGTTATATTTTTATGGCTGCTGTATTCCATCTTTGATCTGAAGCGGTTGAAATGGAAATACAATGTACAGGACCGGGAGCTGATTCTGCCGGTTTCCCGAACAGATTTAATCCTGTCCAATATATTGTTTACGTTACTGAGTCTGTATGCCTTTTATGTATTGCAAAGCATCGTATATTATGCAGGATATCAGATTTATAATTTAAAAAGTCCGCAGATATTGCTGCACAACGGATTTTTCCTGTCAATGACGCGAACGCAGTATTATACCTCTATGTTTCTGCCGTTGCATGTCAGCGGATACCTGCTACAGCTTCTGTATAGTGTGATCATATCACTATTTGTTGTTTGTATCGGAAGATTCGGTTTTCGTAGAAATAAGCTGATCCTGTTTTTAATGCTTCTGTATATTCTGATTCCGGTTCTGATCAATCTCTATGGAAGCTATTATCAGGTAAACTTATATGATATGCCTGAGGGAATTGAGAAAACCATGTTATCCTTGTATATAAAAGTTTATTATAACGGCTGGCAGCGTTTGTATCTGATACCTGTATGCGTGCTTATGTTCGCAGGCTTACTAAGAAAAACACGCCGTAAGGCATGGTAG
- a CDS encoding NADH peroxidase — protein MAKFVCSVCGYVHEGDAAPEFCPICKAPAEKFTKQEGEMSWAAEHVVGIAQGAPEDIMKDLRMNFEGECSEVGMYLAMARVAHREGYPEIGMYYEKAAYEEAEHAAKFAELLGEVITDSTKKNLEMRVDAENGATAGKFDLAKRAKALNLDAIHDTVHEMARDEARHGKAFKGLLDRYFK, from the coding sequence ATGGCTAAATTTGTATGTAGTGTTTGCGGTTACGTTCATGAAGGGGATGCAGCTCCTGAATTCTGCCCAATTTGCAAGGCACCTGCTGAAAAATTCACAAAACAGGAAGGTGAAATGAGCTGGGCTGCTGAGCATGTGGTTGGTATAGCACAGGGTGCTCCAGAAGATATCATGAAGGATCTGCGTATGAACTTTGAAGGTGAATGCAGCGAAGTGGGTATGTATCTGGCAATGGCTCGCGTGGCACATCGTGAAGGATATCCTGAAATTGGTATGTATTATGAAAAAGCAGCTTATGAGGAAGCAGAGCATGCCGCAAAATTTGCAGAGCTTCTGGGTGAGGTGATTACCGATTCCACAAAGAAAAATCTGGAAATGCGTGTAGATGCTGAAAATGGCGCAACTGCAGGAAAATTTGATCTTGCAAAACGTGCAAAGGCTCTGAATCTTGATGCAATTCACGATACTGTTCATGAAATGGCTCGTGATGAGGCAAGACACGGAAAAGCATTCAAGGGTCTGCTGGATCGTTATTTTAAATAA
- a CDS encoding GntR family transcriptional regulator, whose translation MNVFSDLKLNNKTSVYLQIIQHVKRKILNKSIACYTPLPSRRELASFLSINPNTVQKSYKLMEEEGILRTMSNVKSVVYVDEQIIERLQQEMIQETVDDFIANCRECGLPFQKVIAILSTRWDI comes from the coding sequence ATGAACGTATTCAGTGATCTGAAGCTTAATAATAAAACGAGCGTTTATCTCCAAATCATCCAACATGTGAAACGCAAGATTCTGAATAAAAGCATTGCTTGCTATACGCCGCTGCCCTCACGCAGAGAGCTGGCATCCTTTTTATCCATCAATCCAAATACGGTACAGAAATCGTATAAGCTAATGGAGGAAGAAGGTATTTTGCGTACCATGAGCAATGTAAAAAGTGTGGTCTATGTTGATGAGCAAATCATAGAACGGCTGCAGCAGGAAATGATTCAGGAAACCGTGGATGATTTCATCGCCAACTGCCGCGAATGCGGACTCCCATTTCAGAAGGTGATAGCTATTCTGAGCACACGTTGGGACATCTGA
- a CDS encoding ATP-binding cassette domain-containing protein, translating to MLHIEHLTKDYGNGQGVFDICLDCERGQIIGLVGSNGSGKTTLIKTILQLLPFQEGTITWKGSEIKDIFDDIAYITDTLSFLPDMNPRTYGGFLKDFYPKFNMERYNRILQHFEIDSRKRLKKMSAGQKLKVEIAAGFSQGAHLLLLDEPFSNLDVFSKQDSIKMLLSLLNDEETVLISSHDIDDIDKVIDRAVVLRRGRIVQDVCMEELHDQGLSLKECLNDIEKYDPNRVNLLFEEGSDPHEELPDA from the coding sequence ATGCTGCACATTGAACATCTTACAAAGGATTACGGGAACGGACAGGGGGTATTCGATATCTGTCTGGATTGTGAAAGGGGACAGATCATCGGTCTTGTTGGGAGCAACGGAAGCGGGAAAACAACGCTGATCAAAACCATCCTGCAGCTTCTGCCTTTTCAGGAGGGAACGATTACATGGAAGGGATCGGAAATCAAGGACATCTTTGATGATATAGCCTATATCACAGACACATTAAGCTTTCTGCCGGATATGAATCCAAGGACATATGGCGGCTTCCTAAAGGACTTTTATCCAAAATTTAACATGGAGCGCTACAACCGTATTTTACAGCATTTTGAAATTGACAGCCGTAAGAGGCTGAAGAAGATGTCTGCCGGACAGAAGCTGAAGGTTGAAATCGCTGCCGGTTTCTCACAGGGTGCACATCTGCTGTTACTGGATGAGCCGTTTTCCAATCTGGATGTATTCTCAAAGCAGGATTCTATCAAGATGCTGCTGAGTCTGTTAAACGATGAGGAAACGGTACTGATTTCCTCTCACGATATTGACGACATCGATAAGGTTATCGACCGGGCAGTTGTACTTCGCCGTGGCAGAATCGTTCAGGATGTCTGCATGGAGGAGCTACATGATCAGGGATTATCCTTAAAGGAATGTCTGAACGATATAGAAAAATATGATCCAAACAGAGTGAATCTTCTGTTTGAGGAAGGAAGTGATCCGCATGAAGAGCTTCCAGACGCATAG
- a CDS encoding DUF1836 domain-containing protein, with protein sequence MSNLRKDLILWSDTLQDFHLPRWEELPNFDLYLDQVITLIEGYLQHLFDEENDTILTSAMINNYVKLKLIPKAEKKRYNRVHIAYLIAITILKQVLTISEVKQGIEYQAGINGLKEAFNLFCEEQETAIKAVADHIKKQDSAFQLEGITVQNTAIKMATMSFAGKLVAEKILHLQNSYTRRL encoded by the coding sequence ATGAGCAATCTGCGCAAGGATCTGATTTTGTGGAGTGATACATTGCAGGACTTCCATCTTCCCCGCTGGGAGGAGCTGCCCAATTTTGATTTATATCTCGATCAGGTGATTACGCTGATTGAGGGATATCTGCAGCATCTCTTTGATGAGGAAAATGATACCATTTTAACATCCGCAATGATCAATAATTATGTAAAGCTGAAGCTGATACCCAAGGCTGAAAAAAAGCGCTATAACCGGGTACATATCGCCTATCTGATCGCTATTACCATTTTGAAACAGGTACTGACGATCAGTGAGGTAAAGCAGGGGATTGAGTATCAGGCCGGTATCAACGGTCTGAAGGAGGCATTTAATCTGTTTTGTGAAGAACAGGAAACGGCGATTAAGGCAGTCGCGGATCATATAAAGAAGCAGGACAGTGCCTTTCAACTGGAAGGGATCACTGTTCAGAATACGGCAATTAAAATGGCAACGATGTCATTTGCAGGAAAGCTTGTCGCAGAAAAGATACTCCATCTTCAAAATTCCTATACCAGACGGTTATAA
- a CDS encoding alpha-mannosyltransferase, with protein MTREFENLNLLLYYRWKRSWKFYGIVFAIYLITCLGLLFMKGEQIGWVRYEVYFGSRPCLIMFLIAFSVLVVYGVATLLYMQLRSNALHRYLILPRSRVAFMLSELLMNISAIVFLLLLQYAVYYIGYCYYMTLAPFYNLKNGFYLSIVRSDMLKYLFPLTITQLLIIACSIVTVSAMTVYLGVYYQKLQSYLLFIVAFGCILYVWGIPYGIQFCLQRGIQLALMLLIAGVMALRFRYAMLQNQYGGR; from the coding sequence ATGACGAGGGAATTTGAAAATTTGAATCTGCTTCTGTATTACCGCTGGAAGCGAAGCTGGAAATTTTATGGAATTGTCTTTGCAATCTATTTGATTACGTGTCTGGGACTCTTGTTTATGAAGGGGGAACAGATTGGCTGGGTACGCTATGAGGTGTATTTTGGCTCACGCCCATGTCTAATCATGTTTCTTATTGCATTCAGTGTGCTTGTCGTGTATGGTGTAGCAACGCTCTTATACATGCAGCTGCGCTCAAATGCACTGCATCGTTATTTGATTCTTCCACGCTCCCGTGTAGCCTTCATGCTCTCGGAACTGCTTATGAATATCAGTGCCATCGTATTCCTGCTGTTGCTGCAGTATGCGGTGTATTATATAGGATATTGCTACTATATGACGCTTGCGCCCTTCTATAACCTGAAAAACGGTTTCTATTTATCTATTGTCAGAAGTGACATGCTGAAATACTTGTTCCCATTAACGATAACACAGCTTCTGATTATCGCATGCAGCATTGTAACGGTATCCGCAATGACCGTATATCTGGGCGTTTACTACCAGAAACTGCAGAGCTATCTTCTTTTTATAGTAGCATTTGGCTGTATCCTTTATGTGTGGGGAATCCCCTATGGCATACAGTTCTGCTTACAGCGCGGTATACAGCTGGCTCTCATGCTGCTGATTGCCGGCGTGATGGCACTGAGATTTCGATATGCAATGCTTCAGAATCAGTATGGAGGACGATAA